The stretch of DNA TTCTCCGTCTGCCCTCGTATCACTCAGCATGAACCCTGCGAATTCCGACACCGCGACGTGTTCTTTCCATTACAGGAGTTTCTCGATGAATCATTACCTCACTCCCGACCTGTGCGACGCCTACCCGGATCTGGTACAGGTGGTTGAACCGATGTTCAGCAATTTCGGTGGCCGCGACTCCTTTGGCGGCGAAATCGTGACCATCAAATGCTTCGAAGACAACTCGCTGGTCAAGGAACAGGTCGAGCTCAAGGGCCACGGCAAGGTGCTGGTGGTCGACGGTGGCGGCTCCCTGCGCCGTGCGCTGCTGGGCGATATGCTGGCCGAGAAGGCGGCGAAGAACGGTTGGGAAGGGCTGGTGATCTACGGTTGCATCCGTGATGTCGATGTCATCGCGCAAACCGACCTGGGCGTTCAGGCGCTGGCCAGTCACCCGATGAAAACCGACAAGCGCGGCATTGGCGATCTCAACGTGGTGGTGACTTTTGCCGGGGTGACTTTCCGTCCGGGCGAATATGTCTATGCCGACAACAATGGCGTGATCGTTTCGCCAAGCCCGCTGAAAATGCCCGAATAAGCAGTCGACCAGGCAAGGGATGAGGATGTTCGAGGAAGACAACGCGCAATGGGGGCTGGTTCATGCCCTGGTGCTGGACGGTAAAGGTGGTGCGCGTGCGATTGCCCGAACTGAACTGGACGACTTGCAGCTGCAAGCCCATGAGAGCCTCTGGCTGCATTGGGATCGCAGCCATCCGCAAACCCAGACCTGGCTGCGTAAATCCAGCGGTCTGAGTGAGTTCAGCTGTGACCTTTTACTCGAAGAAAATACCCGGCCGCGCCTGTTGGCGCTGCCGGATTCCGAGTTCTTGCTGTTTTTACGCGGCATCAACCTCAACCCCGGCGCCGAGCCGGAGGACATGGTTTCGGTACGCATCTTCGGTTCGGCCCAGCGAGTGATCTCCCTGCGCCTGCGGCCATTGCGCGCGACCGATGAGCTGCTGGTGCAGCTGGGCGAAGGCAAGGGACCGAAAACCGCCTCCGAACTCATCCTTTATATGGCTGAGTACCTGACCCATAAAGTGCAGGACCTGGTCAGCGACCTGTCGGAAGTGGTCGATGCTGAGGAGGAAAAACTGGATGCCGACGAACGGTATACCCCCGAGCACAGCAACATTCTGCAGATTCGTCGACGGGCTGCCGGACTCAAGCGTTTCCTCG from Pseudomonas chlororaphis subsp. chlororaphis encodes:
- the rraA gene encoding ribonuclease E activity regulator RraA, whose protein sequence is MNHYLTPDLCDAYPDLVQVVEPMFSNFGGRDSFGGEIVTIKCFEDNSLVKEQVELKGHGKVLVVDGGGSLRRALLGDMLAEKAAKNGWEGLVIYGCIRDVDVIAQTDLGVQALASHPMKTDKRGIGDLNVVVTFAGVTFRPGEYVYADNNGVIVSPSPLKMPE
- a CDS encoding zinc transporter ZntB, yielding MFEEDNAQWGLVHALVLDGKGGARAIARTELDDLQLQAHESLWLHWDRSHPQTQTWLRKSSGLSEFSCDLLLEENTRPRLLALPDSEFLLFLRGINLNPGAEPEDMVSVRIFGSAQRVISLRLRPLRATDELLVQLGEGKGPKTASELILYMAEYLTHKVQDLVSDLSEVVDAEEEKLDADERYTPEHSNILQIRRRAAGLKRFLAPQRDIFGQLSRIRLPWFADDDGDYWNELNNSLTRYLEELELTRERVGLVLEAEDRRLSVRMNRIMFRFGIITGIFLPMSFLAGLLGINVGGIPLSNSPYGFLVACLLMALVALGQWWLFRRLRWV